The Yamadazyma tenuis chromosome 2, complete sequence sequence ggTGTTAACGTTGACATGTTGAGAAGCGAAACACTTTAGAAAATGCGTGCGACTGATTTGTACGCTGGAAGTGAAATGGTGGATCTAAAAGTACACTAAATATATAATTATGCTGCCGACTCAACGTGACAGGTGAGTTTTGATTACCTTCAGACGTTGACCGTGTCTGTTAAGTATCGTAGTACCAGCGTGGCCGAGATATGACAATAAGTAGTCTTCTCTCGTGTCTCTACCACCCACTCCTAAAGTTGGAGGTTCGCACTGGCTTCGTCTTCACCCAACATGAACTCCTTCGAGGACGATTTTAACGGGAAGACCATGAACTTCCAGGAGCAGCAACGGCGACAGGTGATCATGAACACAATAGAGAACCATGACtatttgttggtggtggccagCCAGCAGAATAAGACAGTGGAGCAGGTGAAGTatgagttgatgatgaagctTATGAGAAAGCTGTAATATAGTACAAATCAATGAGATTGATGCGGAAGAAGTCAGAACTGCAGTGCGTGTTGTGCTGTGGATGTCCCGTGACCTTGTGTGCTGCATTGGTGTGACCCGTGAACTTTAGTGCTGCATTGCGGTTGTCCCATAAAGTTTTGTGTTGCATGATTTCCTTTGACATTTCAAATCTAAAGTCCCTAACGGAATGGAGGACGATTCAGAATGGGAGCAGGTTTTCTAGCCCGTCTCACGCTGCTCGCACTCGTACTCAGACCTGCGAAAAGCCCGTCCAAGTACCGGGGGGGCTGATTCAAATTAGGTCCACGAGTATTTCTGGTTGCAATTGGAATGGCTGACCGCACCGGTGGTGGCTTGGACACAGAACCACTATTCCTTGAGGGAACAACGAGTCGGGAAAATGGCTGTGGgatcttggactttgaCAGGTCCTGAATTAACCGTCTGTTTATTGCAGGTTTAGATCTCAATATACTAGCATTGACTTTAGCCTTATTATGTagcttcaatttcaacacCTCGTTCTGTTGGCGTGCCCGTCTGAGCTGGCTCTTGAGATCGGTGATACTGTCGTCCAATCTTTTGGactcttccaacttttcttccaagtccttagagggtgttgaaggaaagtCGATGCACCACATGGTGATGGACAACCCGTACAAGAAACTCGAGAAAGACTCATTAAACCCCTGAGATATAGCCTCGTGAAGTCGCTGGAGATGTTTCATATACATCTCCAAGTCTTGGACAGAATCGTGTAATCTCTCAAAGCTGTCGGTTATAACACTCAGATCAAGAGGAAGATGCTCAGGGTCAATCGGATAGTGAATTCGAGGCGATTGGGGAAGTAATGCAAATACACCTGATGAACGGTGCAGGTGCCTGTGCCGAGCAGGTGTTGCAGGcttggaggaggaagacATGTGTATTGTTTACTTTCTACTTGTGTTTAGattgttttgttttgtgTGCTGCGATCTCGAGCGCGCGAGCTCGATGACGAGCGTGGATCACGTGATAGTGTCCTTCACTCGGTACCGATGATTTGTTCCCATGTCTTGCCTTCTTTGGATAACTCGGCTAAAAGTTCGTCCCGAATCTTCCCAGGGAGGCCTGGACCTTTGTAGGCAAATGCGGTATAAAATTGGACAAATGTAGCACCGGCTTTTCCGAACTCCAATGCATCTTTTCCAGATGAGATACCACCACATCCAATTAATACGAGGTTCGAGTCCTTAGTGTGCTTTCTCAAAGTTCTCAATGCCTGGAGAGCGAACGGCTTGACGGGGGCTCCTGATAAACCGCCAGTTTGGCTGATTAAATCAGGTGAAGACCGCAAATTAGCAGGTCTTTGGATGGTGGTGTTCGACACAATCACCCCATCGATACCACTCTGCTTGGCAGAGCTGGCAATGGACTCGATCTCTGGTTCGGTCAAGTCGGGGGCGATTTTGACCAAAACTGGAGGTTTCCCGTACGGGTTTTTTACCAAGTCTCTTTCC is a genomic window containing:
- the DAM1 gene encoding DASH complex subunit dam1 (EggNog:ENOG503P44E; BUSCO:EOG09265J36; COG:Z) — its product is MSSSSKPATPARHRHSHRSSGVFALLPQSPRIHYPIDPEHLPLDSSVITDSFERLHDSVQDLEMYMKHLQRLHEAISQGFNESFSSFLYGLSITMWCIDFPSTPSKDLEEKLEESKRLDDSITDLKSQLRRARQQNEVLKLKLHNKAKVNASILRSKPAINRRLIQDSSKSKIPQPFSRLVVPSRNSGSVSKPPPVRSAIPIATRNTRGPNLNQPPRYLDGLFAGSSTSASSVRRARKPAPISNRPPFR